In Deinococcus arcticus, the genomic stretch TCACCGTGGGGCGCTGGGCCGTGGACGTGCAGGGCGCCGCTGCAGGGGCGCTGCGCCGGGCGGGCATTCCGTATTACGTGCCGGCCGCGAGTGGCGTGAACCGGCAGGGGGACAACAAGGAGCCGAACCGCTTCTGGCATGACGGGGCCGTCACAGTGACCACCGTGCACCGGGCGAAGGGGAACGAGGCGGACGTGGTGTACGTGCTGGGACTGGATCAGGTGGGGCTCGACGAGCAGGACCTCGCGGTGCGCAACCAACTGTTCACGGCGATGAGCCGCAGCCGGGGTTGGCTGCACCTGTCGGGCGCGGGCATGGCGGGCACGCCGTTCGAGCAGGAGGTCAGGGCGGTGCTGGCATCAGGTGACACGCTGCGCTTCGTGCCCCACGTGCCGCGGCGGCGCACCGACGATGAAGACGTTTTTCTTTCCTGAACACCATTGTCATAGCGCCTATGACTGAATTTCGTCAGTCACGGCACACTGAAAGGCTGACAACTGCAGGGAAGAGCGCTTACTCGGCGAAGCCGACGCGCCAGGTCTCAGGGGCAAAGTGCAGGGCGTCACTGAGCGGAGGCGCAAGGATAAACATCGCCTGATCCGGGCGCCCGAACGCGTACACGCGGCAGAGACGGTACGTGCGTTGAAGGTTCTCAGCAACGCGCTTTTCGTTCCGGGTCATGAAGAAGGGTGTACGGGCTGAGCCGCGTGTGGTCTTCACTTCCAACTGCCGCTCTTCCCCTACAGGCGTAAACGACCGGATGTCGTACCCCAGGCCGTCCCCATGAACTTTCGAGGACCACTCGACTTCACGGGCGAGGTCGTCTCGTCCAGCGGCGATGAGCGTCTGGCGTTCGTGGGTAATCACCAGACGCTCACCCGCTTCGCCGAGCGTGCGATTGCGCAAGTCACGCTCCAGAGGGTCGAACTTCTGGACGAGCCGCTGGAGCTCCGGTGGGACGGCTGCGGCCCGGCGTGCGGGCACTTCCACGATTCGCAGATCGTCGACCGCCTTGGGAACGGTATCGATGATTGCACTGACCTGTGCGGCTCTGCGGTGAAGGTACCGCTGCACGGCAGGAACCAGGTCCGCTTGGAAGTGCGTGGCAGGAAGGTACCCGTGAACCCAAGGCATCCCGAGCGCTTCCAGGACCGCGGAAATGTTACGGCGCTTGAACTCGAGGGCCCCTTTGGACCGCTGAATCACGGCTCCCACGGTCCGGTTGTGCGCCGCTTTGTTGAATGGTCTTCCCTGGGTCTCCAGGGCCAGCATGGTGAAGTAGTCTGCGACAAGCTCGTCCAGTTCATGATCGGCCCAGGGCTGGTGGCTTGGCACGCCCTCAGCATGTCCTGTTCTCAGGGCCTTGTCCATCGCGATTCCTCGTCGAGCTTGCAGCGTCAGGCTGGAAGGCCCTGGACATGTTGAAGGCGCCTTCGTCGTGGAATCACTCTGGTCACCACGGCCCAATCGGATTCGTGGCCGGGGCAGTCATGGGATGAGCATTCATCAGCTCAAGGGCAGCAAAAGGATAGGCCTAGGGACGTGGTGGGCCTGGATACGTGAGCCGCCAGAGAGGGCAAGGACCAGTTGTGTCAGCACCACTGTGTTGCCGCCATATTCATGGGCCCTCTACGGCTGCGCTCTACTCCTGACGTATGGAGACTCAGGCGCCATCCTTCCACGAAGTCTTCTCGTCTGCGGTCAGCCAAATCGTTCCCACAGAGCCCGCGGTCCTCGATCATCTGCGGGATGCTCGCCACTTCCTCGATGCCCTCGCGCGGCAAGCTGAGCAGCTGGGGCAGACGGAACGGCCAGCAAACTCGCTGAGCCGGCACTGGCAGTAAAGTGTTGGCTCTGCTCCCCTCGGGTTGGCGCAGCTACCAGGCGGAGGGCATCGTGACCGCCAGCGCAGTGAAGGCTGTGCTGGAACGGGCTCAGCGCTTGTCTTAGGCCCGGACCCGACACTTCTCTATGCGGGTTCCTCGTTGTGGCCGCAGGTAATGATAGCCAGGACCACCGGCCTTCATCCGTAGGCGTTCCACTTCTATCAGCGCGGCTCGCGCAGCTGATGTGCGCCGGACACTGCGTGGCTGGTGGGGCAATGGTACTGTGCATGTGTACTGTGTGAGCCAGCATTTCCTTCAGCCAGGACTGCCAGGATCCTGGAGCTGCCGCTTCATTCCGCATCCAGGAGACCCGCCCCCTTGATTCCCCTGACTTGTTTCACGGTAAAGGTGTCGCCCTGTGCTCGGGTGACCTGCATCTCCTCACCGGGGCCACGGTGACGCCACGGCTGCTGCAGCAAGCGCGGCTGCTGATTCCTTTTACGGCGCGCATGTCCAAAGGGCAGATCCGGCGTGGCCAGGTGTGTCACCTCGTAGGCTACATCCTGTACGCGTCGCGCAACGCGTGCAATTTGTGTTACACCGACGCCAAGGCCGAGCGTCAGGTCGTGATTGAGGTCGGCGGCAAGACGCTGCACTCGGGACTCAACTGCTTCGAGGACGTCTCGGGCATCACGGCCAAGCAGCTGGAGATGGCCGTCAAGGGCCACCTGGGCGTCGCCATGCGCCTGCGTAACCTCTCAAGCGACGGCTTCAAGGACGAGAGCGCGATGCTGAGTCACATCGAAGGGCTGCTGCATCTGGTGGCCTCCCCAGCCGAGCGCGCTCACATGACCGACGAACTGAGGCGCCTGAGGAAGGCCAATCACTTCATGCCGCGCGATCTGCGCTGGCTCGAGGACGTCTTGGATCTGTTGGCGCTGCTGCAGCTGGCCCACAGAGATTGGCCGGCGTACGCCCGGATGATCGACGCGGTTTTTGGCGAGCCGGGCAAGCGTGCAGAGGAGGCCCGCAACAGGCTGACCCGCGTCCTGCTGAGCAACCCCGCGAAGTTGACGGTCTCACAGGCCACCGAGTTGCGCCGGGCCATGCGTGTAT encodes the following:
- a CDS encoding DUF3883 domain-containing protein, with translation MDKALRTGHAEGVPSHQPWADHELDELVADYFTMLALETQGRPFNKAAHNRTVGAVIQRSKGALEFKRRNISAVLEALGMPWVHGYLPATHFQADLVPAVQRYLHRRAAQVSAIIDTVPKAVDDLRIVEVPARRAAAVPPELQRLVQKFDPLERDLRNRTLGEAGERLVITHERQTLIAAGRDDLAREVEWSSKVHGDGLGYDIRSFTPVGEERQLEVKTTRGSARTPFFMTRNEKRVAENLQRTYRLCRVYAFGRPDQAMFILAPPLSDALHFAPETWRVGFAE